GCCTTCAAGGATGTCGCACAATCCACAAAGACACTGACAACTCCCGCATCCCAATCTACGTTGAATAGATCCAGGATGTATCGGCGTACCGGAAGACGATATCTAGATGTCGAGATTGTGTGTAAAGCTCGGTATAACATGACTGGGGAAGAAAAGATCGGTCTGTATTCTGGCCGTGCTTTCATCCTGGTGCTGTGTGTGAGAGTCGTCATTCTCAGTACACATGACCGACGCACCTGGCTAGAGACCGCGAAGCCGCATTCGCAATGACAGTATTCGCGAGGTTCTGTATCGCTGTCAGTACTTCAAGTTCGGGTTCCGTGGTAGGAGGTATGAGTTGCGTATCATTCGGTTCGGGATAATGATGTTCCCATGGAGGTAACTGCATTGAGATTAGAGCTAGAATGACCCTTTGAGCCAGGATTTACTCACAGCGATAAAGTTCTCGACGTCAACAGGTATACAGAGCCCAGTAGGTAATCCCATCGGAGTTAAAGTTGCTTCCCAATGATAGTCATCGAGGATTTCGCAGCCTTGTGAGGTGGAAGATATCAGTcctaagatgaagaagcaagTTCTAGATCAGAGAAATCAGTAGTGATTCATGGACCTAATGTTGTGGAAGAACGCACCCTCGGATTGACGGTATAGGTGAGTTATTCGCGATGTCCATAACCGTTGGAAcgatttcctcttcctccaggAAGAAGAGACCTCCCTCCGTGGCTCCAATATTACCCTGAGTGGAGTTTTACAAGGTCCCTACCACGAGCAAATTCAACAACATACCACAGCCCAAAGGATACTTTTCAACTTCATAATGAGTTCCGGATCCTCACTTTCGTACCCATGCTGCCTTATAAATTGAGCAAAGTCTGTAAAATGGCCCTTGTCTTGCAGAATTTGGCATCCGAATTCGGTCTTCGACATTTCCCCGTAGAAATGAGGAGGTACTGTGGCATCGAATGTTCTGCTCGAAATTAATACAAGATGGATCGGAATTCGAGGGAAGGGGCACTCGCATAtggtcttcatcttctacgCTGTTCGAGTTACTAAATACTTGTGCCAAAAAGACTTCGACCTGTACGACGTAGTACAGATTCCGTTCCTTATCCATAGACACTTTTAGAATGTTTGAGGAATTGAACGAGAGTTAAATGCATACGTTATACCAGATGTCCATTTCGCGATCGATGTAACCTGAATCAAATAAGTAACGGAATCCCATGGGAGTCGACATGAACCTGCGGCGTAAACTCAAGTCGCGTCCTTCTAGTGTTATAATCACGCTTACTTCAGTAGCAAAGAGTTGCCAATATCACCAAGGTGATCCATCCTTGGACGCATCTCGACGACAAGCTCAAGGAACGCTTTAGACTCGCAGGCCTCCTCGAGCAGCTGTACAGCTTCTTCGCGGACCTCGAAAGATGGGTCATACAACTGTGTCAACAGAAGACGCAACATCCATGCTTGCGCAGTGGGTGTTTTGCGAATCAACTCCCCTAGGTGGCGTGTTGCAAAAACCTGTATCCGCTACACTTAACAGTGAGTATCTTCCGAAACCGATTAATTTCACTTGAAACCGTACCTTGTTGCTTGTCGTAAGGGCTTTGGAGAGTACGATACGAGGATGTCCGTCACTATAAAGATGTAATTAACCTCAAGAAAACTGGGACCTATAGGATAGCATACATGTTGTAGTCAAGGCTTTCAATGATGCCTTTAATGAGATCTTCACGGCTTTTGAGATCGCTGAGATGATAGAAAGCTGTAAATATGTTGTATTTCTCTAGAATCCTGGGGGCAGATGAATGATTGGAAAAGGAGGTTCGATGCTGCCACTCACTCCATGCCCTCTTTATGTTTGCTGAGGGTTCCCAGCATCTCCAGATAGCCGTATGTCAAGGTATCTCCTATCCTTCTTTTCGAAAATATTGGATCTGAATCTGGGGCGCCATTGAACTAGCGAAGAATTAAGTGACTGATTCGGGTGGGAAGGCGGCAACCTACGGGATCAAGTTGGGCGAAACATTTCACAATCTGGGACATGAACTCATCTTCGGAAGAGAGATATCGCACCCCATCACTGCTTGCCATCAAGGTGATGAGTAACGAACATCCAAGGCGCACCCATCGGGAGTTGACCTATCGACATCTCAAGATAAGGTAACCTGGAATGAGGATGACAGCATACCGTATTTTTATGCATATCTGAGAAACGATGACTGGTTGGGTGGAAGAAAGACATAAGTCGTCGAATAAATCTTGTCCCTTTGATAGCTTCCTCCATACGCTTTGCATTGAGTAGTGGCCCTTCAATGAGTTCTTGGATGATATCGAAACTCCACTTTGCATGATCCTTCGTAAACATAACctggaaagcttctctcagTCAACAGGAATGAGAACCAGCAACAAGTAGCACCTGTGATTCTAATAAAAAATTCTGGAAGGTCTTGTCATCCATTTGCATCCCGATCTTGATCTTCACTTGTTCTACTTGACGCTGACCCCGCCGAACAGCATCGTCCACAGAATTAGACCGTAACCTATATTTCTTGACGAGACCAGGCTCCAGGCGGGTGCGATTACGATTGAGACTATCGATGGCAGAGAGAACCGAGGTGCTCGCGATTCTATTCTCGCCGTCGTGATAGTCTGATGCCATCTCAAATACTTGTGGCAATGCCTGAATTTTGGCGGCAACTGAGAGTGGTAATATTCGATTCGACATTTGCAGAATCTCTCCGATGAGTAAAGTCGCTTTCCGGGTTAAGTTAGTCGCCATGGGAGACTCTTCAATAAGAGATGTCAACGCCTACATCACAAAGAAATGAATGGAAAAATATCAGAATGAGCCAGTAGACGGACCTCTAACAGCCCAGCGTTATAAAAAACAAGAAGGAGTAAAGCCAAGTATTGATCGGTGAGTTTCAAGGTTTGGGAGTTTCGCTCAAGCGGTTCTGCTTCACCCTTATCGAGCTTATTACCATTCCGTGAACGATACACTGGCAAACACTCATCAGAATAATCGTGTTACATGGGGgaatgggacatacttgtgaGTCTCTTTCCAGTAATGAATGTCTGATACCATTCAGGAGATTTAATGTTGATATTGAAGAGGTCAAAGAACATGTTGATTATAATGTCCTATGTGAGAATTAGCATTTATTGGTCGGTCATGGTCATGAACGTGGAATATACCCTTGTCTCCAAAGAAGGAATCCGAAGAGTATCAACTAGTGAACGAATGGCCCTCATATCATCCATGCAGAAATACATTAGACCTGTTTCAGTCCGTGATTACGGGATCAGTTTCGTGAGAGCGTTGATGGCGTACCACTCCAGGTTCTCAGCATGAGTTGTACGACCTTCACACAACTTTTCATTCGCTCCGCATGTTCAGGCCCCTTGCCGTATGCATCCGTGAGGGTGGATAACGCTATCTATGCGGAAATGTTTAATGCGGTATTCAAACATAAATCATAAGCGCACCTCTAGATCAGTGCCTATATTCAAGTAAGCTCGGCTGCGCGGCGATTCCACAATATGTAGGAAGGTGAAGGCGAGAATGGGGGTTATATCGACAGGGCCTTCTCCGATAACATGAAGCAACACACGAATCCCACCAGTCTTGGCGACGAGGTCTATATCCAACACAACTGAAAAGAATTATCAATGAGATACCTGGTTCACACAGAGTCAAAAGGATATACCCAGTTCGGCTAATGTTTCAATGCAAATCAGCCTGAAGGGGTCTTCTGTATGCTCAGCAACAGCTACTAAGGCCCGCATCACCGGCTCAGAAAGAGGCACGATCCCACAATCGTCTCCATTCTGCATTTCTTGCCCCGAAGTTCCGACTTCAACGATGGTCCTCAATAGCTTGATGACTTGCTCTTTCTCAGCGGCGAACTTATTATCTCGATGTAGGGACCTAACAATATACCAATCGATCTCCTGTTTGCGTAGGTTCTTTACAGATTCCGCATCAACTAGAACATGTCGTATGACGCGGTATGCTATCGCACGACAATGAAGGGAGCGTTTATCTGCAAGTGCGGGGATGACCCTAACAAGTACAAGTTCAGGAGCAGAGGAGACAAGATAGCAATATACGTACGCTTGAACGACTTCAGACACCTTCAGCTCGTAAGAAACGCGGACATTCTTCTGCAGAATTCCCACCAGCTTCGACATTGTTTCGGTCCACAGTCGATCGGAATCGGGGCTGGAAGGGTTCGAAAGTCCAGGGCTTCCGGAATTATTCAACGCTGGTTGTGCTACTGCTTCTAGCGACAACAAGGACGCTATACATGTTTGAGCATTATGAAGTGACGTGCGAAAGTCCTCTCCTATGAGGTGATCAGAGAAAGCCACCAATCGTTGTATGGGGTTGTGTAACGCACCTTTCCCTTCCGgctcttctttctcctccttcttcttctgagcCTGGACCTTGAGCGTGGATTCTACAACTTATGTGAGTTAATGTCCCAAGCGCAGAATTACAGCTCATACGGATGTCTGCTCGTTTATTCTTGATAGCCTCGATTCGACTGTTTGCTCCCGCGAGTTCGGACTGAACCTGTTTACGCAACCTATCCTGCCGGATCTAATGAATCAGCCAGGGAGTTCAGGAGAGAGAAAGATGGGTACCGTCAATTGCATATTCAATAAATTCTCCGCGCCCTCCTTGATTCGATTCTCCTTTACTAAACGGCTAACCAGGAACTCCAGCTGCCTCAACCAACATAATTGTTATCGTTAGGATATGTAATGGATCTAGCTTCTGTACCTGCTCATGCAAGCTCATCCCCTCCAAGTCGGCGAAAGAGAAAGTGTCGCTGGAATCGGCTGAACCTCCATTGAGGAGGATAATTGACGAGGGTAGGGATGAGCTGCTTCCGGGTGATGGATTTGCATAGGAAGGCATCGAGCGTGCCTCCGCTCTTGTTACGTGCAAACAGAGTGAAGTTTATGTCGGTAGTATTGTGGTTCGAAGACTGTACTAACAGCGGATGAGGACGCCAGCAGCGGTCACGGCCATTCCCACGGTTGCAGCCTGTTCCAGTGCCAGTGGGTTACAAATTTAAACTCCCTGCATCCCATAGCCTCCTTTGGGAGGCGAGCGCAGTACTAAGATTCTAGAGACAGTGCTGGTCAGGAAGGCCCGACCATCAAAGACTTAGGACCCTACGAGGTGACAGTCGAAGTAGATTCGGTTTGTACATGCATTATTACATAAATAAAAGCCGTCTCGAACTGCTTCGATACGAGCAATCAACGTTTCCGAAATGATTGCCAAAGGCGGTAATAATCGGCAAAAGCCGTAAAACTATGCAATTAAGGTTCAAGCCACCAGGCGCTCGTGAACAATTTCTGTAGAGCGTGCACGACAACTTCAAGACATCAAGATGGGTGAGTGCGAATTCCACTGTCGAGATTTATGCTCAACATACAACAGTTCGCTACGCCGCTGCCGCCCTTGCCACCAACCCTGAAAAGAGTATGTTCAAAGAAAATGACTAGAACATCATTGTCCTCAACTTTACTTTCAGCATCTCGTGCCCGAGGCGAATACCTTCGCACTCACTTCAAGAACATGCGGGAAGTGGCGGCTGCTCTTACTGGTGGGTGGGATGATGGACCTTATCTTGTACATCCCTGAACTAAAGACGACAACAGGGCTCAAACTTACCAAGGCATACACCTATCTTAGCGATGTGAAGGACCACAAGCAGGTCATTCCTTTTAGGCGGTTCGCCGGTGGTGTTGGGCGAGCGAGTCAGGCTAAACAATTCGGTGCTACGCAAGGTGTGCGATGAATGCTACGATGCCAAATCCGCTCACTAATCACAACTTTAGGTCGTTGGCCCGAGAAATCCGTTAAATTTATCACTCGTCTCCTGAAGAACGCTGAATCGAACGCCGACGCGAAAAACATCGATGTTGAAGACCTAGTCATCAGAAACATTGTTGTACAACAGGCACCTGTACGTCTGGAATCTTCAACTCGGTTACGATGAGAGCTAATGAAGGTGTAGAAAACTCGTCGTCGCACATATCGTGCCCACGGTCGTATCAACCCTTACCAAGGCCACCCTTGCCATGTTGAGATCATTCTCGCAGCCATGGACGTGGAGGTCGAGAAAAGCACTGACAAGGTTTCAAGCGCCTTGACCGGTCTGAACAGACGGCAAGTTGCCCGCAGACGTATTGAGGCCGCCCGGGCATAGAAAATTCCAGACGACAGGATTAGGTGTAACATACCGCTCTATGTTTCCATGTACATGATCCCTTCCTATGCGCCATACATGTTTCATGGTTTACGTCAGGGATACGCCGAATCTGGCTTGCGATGGTATTCGTGTGTGCAAAACGTACTATGTTACAGGAATAGGGATGAATATAAAGGAGTGGTCGGGTTTTTAAGAATCCTCAGAATCCTCGGTCAAATGAGTGTGATGGAAAGACGTAAGGAAGGTGGGTAACGAGTGTCGAATGATAGATATAATCTGTGGTTGGCAATCGCGGTGATGGAAGTTATGGTTTCTTGAGGAAGCGGCTAAGGATGGAGGGTTTTTTCACGTCCACCGATTGGTCGAGTTGATCAAGATCGCGAATCGACCCATCTTGGAAAAGCTTCGCCCAAGCGTCGATGTGCGCGAGCCCGACGCATTTAGCCTCGCATTTTGTGCTGAATAGTGATATTTTTGAGCCTGTGCATCACGACGGATTGTTGGTTTACTCACCTCAACTGATCGAATTGCGCGTTGACCACCTGGTCATTTTCACGTGCATAACGCGGATCGAGGAGCTGTTCTCTCTGCCATTTGGCGATAAGTGGGGTGCGCTCGAACTTGTAAGGTGATCGGCCGTTCTCTAACACTGGTAAAATCAGAATTGCTCAATCGAATGAAGCGAAAACGTACCAGATAAGGTGTGCTGAATGATAGCCGCTGCAGCTAGGTTAATTCCATCATTCCCCTGAGGGAGCGACACTGTAGGTTTCACTGCTTTTACTATTTCCATGTCTCTGATCAGAGGCGCTAGTGTCATATTAAGGCAGACGGTCGAGCACAGGGATCAGCACACGCACCTAAAAGAGGAATATAACTTTGCTGGGGCTTGTCCTTGAGATCGTCGATCGCTTGTCGATATCGTCCGTAATTATCAAAACCACTGAAGTATTCGTCGAGCGTCTTGAAATGCTTTTTATCTTCGACATTTACTGACTACAAAGTGGGGGAATTATTAGCCGTGACGGAAAATAGTAGCAGAAACTTGCCATTAATGTCTCTTTGAGGCGGTAAATAGGGGGGGAAACCAAAGCTCCATGGATAGCTGATGCACAGCTGAAGTTGTGTAGAGAAACACATTCCTGCAAGATTTCACATACATAAATGAGTCCTTGCATAAGAGTGAAAGACATACCCAAGCCACTCGGACCCAGAATTCTATCGCGTCTACTCGTGCTTCCTTGCTCTCTTGGTTCAATATTTCTCTGGTCACCCAGAGGTAGAGTGATCGCTCCCGGTGTATTATGGATTGAAGTTTTGAATGCACTTCGGATTCACGGTTCCCTAAAAACCAGCACCGGACAGCGCTGCTCGGTTCATAGGTACAGTGCATGTCATGCAAGGCTCTAGTCAAGTTCCTGGAGAATTCTTCGATTCCCTGTGAAACAAAAAAATGGGAAAGCTGAAAGCTGAAACCGTTTTCCTGCAGTAATGTCGATTCAAACCCAGTCGAGTGCAGAACGGCGGTTCTTTCAGAGACGCGATCGATGAACCGTTTGCGCCAGTCCCTCCGGCTGGCTCGCCCACAAATAACATCCTCTAAAAAAAGGATAATCTTGCTGAACAAGGAATCGGGAATTCTACCAAGGAGGTCCGTCAATGCGAATTGCTCAAGTTCGATGAGTACGGATAGGTCAAAAATCTCGGCATCCCAATATTGCTCTAGCCACAATGCTACGACATGCCCGACCCGGATGCGCACCGTCAACTCTTCGCGAGTCCAGACTCGAAGCTGGGCGACGGTCAGTTCTGAAGGAGGATGTTCATTAAATCTCTCGGCGAGTTTGGCAATGGCATCCTGCGGAGAGATAAGGTAACCGAGGCTGCAGAAAAACAGCTGAGATATCTTGGGATTCTTGATTACATCCTTAGATGTGACCATTCGAATGAGAGCAGTGAGAGAAGCTGATTTGATTTCCCCTTGAGGGGATAAACGAACCGCGACCGTCTCTCCATTCAACTCAGGCATGTCTACATCTACTTCAGGATGTAGAGGATCAGGAAGGAAGTAAACCGCCGATTGACGAAGGATATAGGGGATGTCAGGCAGCGCCTTGTGCCGCCTCATGTAACCTTCAATGGTCCTCTGCTTTGCAGCGTCTGTTGAGTGTTCAAACAACTGGTCTACAGAGCCTACGAGGGTGGTCGCAGACTTGGAGCGAGCACTAAAGACTCGAGACCCCAAAGACGGTCGCAGACGGAGAACCCGCTGAACAAATTTGGACCCTTTAAGCTCCCAAGGGCGTTTAGAAGTCGAGCTTTGAAGGGATTGGGATTCAATGGACGACGGACCGGCCAAGGTATCGGTTTCAGAGTTAATGGTGGGAAGTTCGGATATGAATGACTCTGGAGTCGTTGTGACTTGATGGTCCTCAGGTATAGGTGTCTCATCGTCAGCGATTGTAGATGCCGTATGTTGTCCGGAGGGGATCTCAGTTGGTTGTTCGTCGGGCTGTACGGATGTAGTGGCTTCGTCGTGCTCCAAACAAGCATCAGTCGATTTGCCAGAAGGCTGAGATATCGGTAAGGCCGTGTGGTTCGCATAAAGCCTGCCGGCCACTTCGAGAAAGTATTTGAGGTTATAAAATGTCATCTCCATGATCTCCAGGACCATGTCACATCTAACCTCGTCCAGATGTAGTGTGTGTTGAGAGAGAAGTCCATTCGTAAAAACGGCGCCATAATGGGCCATTTCGTAGTCAGGGAAAGTTCGCACCTCCTCTGGCAGCGAATCCATGGTCGGGATGATAGAAGACAAGCATTGGGAGAATACCTGAGCCAGCCCACGCATGGCTTGACTGTCTCCAGAGCTGGATAATCGGCGGGCATGTTCGAGCGTAGTATTAATCGAGGGGTAGCCTTCCTCCAGCCGAAAGCGAGACTTTGCTGATATTGGAGGGGAGTAAGAGAACGACGACAAATCGCTCCGAATACTCCCTCGATCGGTAATGACATGGGAGCAACGGTCAGGTAGCATAGGCCCGGCTCTTTCCATCTCAATTTGATGGAAGACGAGAGGGTATATGTAGAGGGATGTCGGAGTGAGATTAACGGTGAGGTCGCGTCACGTACCGATTTATACTTGATAGTGGATGTGGCAGCCCAGTCATTGTTCGACTTATGGGCTCGGCAGCCCCTTCGAGGCCACAATAAAGTAGAGCAACCTTTACGCTTTGATAGTGCCAAATAGCCGTGACCATCAAGTGACGGTCCGTAGAATTCCTGAGGCGAGGCAAAGGTTGGTGCATTGATCGAAGTTAGCCTCACATATAATACGTCTCGGATGCATCATTGGAATCCAAATGCGCGACAGCCCTGTATATCGTTGTCATCAACCAAAACTGACATACATAACTAGAAAAATGGAACCCGGTTTATACGTACATTCTGCAGTGAACGTGATATTCAGAGTTGGCCATGCGTGTGGCTGTGTTGGGAAGGGCTGAGCTGCCCATATTGTGGTCCTTATCGTTATATAAGACATCAAGTAGGTAGCGCGAGAATTCTCCAACCCTCGGGATCGAAGGGCTTCATCATGACACATTTTTGGGCTAATCGTTTCACATCTCCCTGTCCAGTCACTGAATGGGATACTGCTCCAAGTTTTATCAACTCCCTCGAGCTATCTAGATCATCCAGCGCCACTCCGGACAGGACTGGAATGATCGTATCGTATTGGTGCATTTGCAAGAGCAGCGTGGCGAGTTGGTGTCTAGCCTGCTTTGCTGAAGGTTCGGCATGAACGGCCTTTTGTGCAACGGCGACAGCTTCAGAAGAATTGTCCTAACAAGGTATGTCAATAAGTGGATAAGAAAATACGGTGTAATGAACAGACCCGTCCGAGGTGGTGCATGATCAGCAAGTAGTCGACATTACGAGAAAGATCTAGTTGAGAACGATCGTCGACAGGTAAAGCCAGGATTTCAGAAAGTGCAGCGTCCAAAAGTCCATCGTCGTCGGTCAATATCCCCATCGCTGCTAAGGTATTAATGGCCGTCAGGTTCTCGAGATCATCGGAAATGCTGGTCATGTATTATATTGAGCGCAATAAAAAGCCAACCTAAAACGAGCCTACCATTCCAAGAGCTTGGTTTTTGCAAGTTCCCTTGTATCCTCTGTCCCAATGGCCCACAGCGCTTGTGCCAACAGTACTGTTATTTCTCCACGGACAATAGGAACGTTCTTGCCAGTCGCAGTCTCCAACGCTGCTTCGAAAGAGTTCAATGCTTCCTCCAAATTCTGTTGCCTGAAATGGGCGATTCCAGACCCAAAATGACAATGCGCACGAAGGAAAGTGACACTCTCTTCTTGTTCATCTTCTGGTAGCAGACCCAATGCGCTTTCGAATGATTCGAGTGCTCCATCATAATCGCGTAGAGTCAGCTTCACACGCCCAATATTACTATGTGCAATGGAAAATTGACGCTCAACCTTGTTATCTTCGGCTTCTTCATAAGACTCCTCCAGGAGTGCGATTGCCTTCGCAATCCATTTTACAGCAAGATCTGGCTGATGTATGCTTTCACAAACC
This genomic window from Marasmius oreades isolate 03SP1 chromosome 8, whole genome shotgun sequence contains:
- a CDS encoding uncharacterized protein (BUSCO:EOG09260FPA); amino-acid sequence: MPSYANPSPGSSSSLPSSIILLNGGSADSSDTFSFADLEGMSLHEQLEFLVSRLVKENRIKEGAENLLNMQLTDRLRKQVQSELAGANSRIEAIKNKRADIQSTLKVQAQKKKEEKEEPEGKGEDFRTSLHNAQTCIASLLSLEAVAQPALNNSGSPGLSNPSSPDSDRLWTETMSKLVGILQKNVRVSYELKVSEVVQAVIPALADKRSLHCRAIAYRVIRHVLVDAESVKNLRKQEIDWYIVRSLHRDNKFAAEKEQVIKLLRTIVEVGTSGQEMQNGDDCGIVPLSEPVMRALVAVAEHTEDPFRLICIETLAELVVLDIDLVAKTGGIRVLLHVIGEGPVDITPILAFTFLHIVESPRSRAYLNIGTDLEIALSTLTDAYGKGPEHAERMKSCVKVVQLMLRTWSGLMYFCMDDMRAIRSLVDTLRIPSLETRDIIINMFFDLFNINIKSPEWYQTFITGKRLTMYRSRNGNKLDKGEAEPLERNSQTLKLTDQYLALLLLVFYNAGLLEALTSLIEESPMATNLTRKATLLIGEILQMSNRILPLSVAAKIQALPQVFEMASDYHDGENRIASTSVLSAIDSLNRNRTRLEPGLVKKYRLRSNSVDDAVRRGQRQVEQVKIKIGMQMDDKTFQNFLLESQVMFTKDHAKWSFDIIQELIEGPLLNAKRMEEAIKGTRFIRRLMSFFHPTSHRFSDMHKNTVNSRWVRLGCSLLITLMASSDGVRYLSSEDEFMSQIVKCFAQLDPFNGAPDSDPIFSKRRIGDTLTYGYLEMLGTLSKHKEGMEILEKYNIFTAFYHLSDLKSREDLIKGIIESLDYNIDGHPRIVLSKALTTSNKRIQVFATRHLGELIRKTPTAQAWMLRLLLTQLYDPSFEVREEAVQLLEEACESKAFLELVVEMRPRMDHLGDIGNSLLLKFMSTPMGFRYLFDSGYIDREMDIWYNERNLYYVVQVEVFLAQVFSNSNSVEDEDHITFDATVPPHFYGEMSKTEFGCQILQDKGHFTDFAQFIRQHGYESEDPELIMKLKSILWAVGNIGATEGGLFFLEEEEIVPTVMDIANNSPIPSIRGTCFFILGLISSTSQGCEILDDYHWEATLTPMGLPTGLCIPVDVENFIALPPWEHHYPEPNDTQLIPPTTEPELEVLTAIQNLANTVIANAASRSLARMKARPEYRPIFSSPVMLYRALHTISTSRYRLPVRRYILDLFNVDWDAGVVSVFVDCATSLKANPSYRPPQSDLNRRLSMFDRARTQSESDAEDDDDEVDPSQPPPAVPQKQPAISLRPMSKIIGFAS
- a CDS encoding uncharacterized protein (BUSCO:EOG09260FPA) codes for the protein MSRQLEFLVSRLVKENRIKEGAENLLNMQLTIRQDRLRKQVQSELAGANSRIEAIKNKRADIQSTLKVQAQKKKEEKEEPEGKGEDFRTSLHNAQTCIASLLSLEAVAQPALNNSGSPGLSNPSSPDSDRLWTETMSKLVGILQKNVRVSYELKVSEVVQAVIPALADKRSLHCRAIAYRVIRHVLVDAESVKNLRKQEIDWYIVRSLHRDNKFAAEKEQVIKLLRTIVEVGTSGQEMQNGDDCGIVPLSEPVMRALVAVAEHTEDPFRLICIETLAELVVLDIDLVAKTGGIRVLLHVIGEGPVDITPILAFTFLHIVESPRSRAYLNIGTDLEIALSTLTDAYGKGPEHAERMKSCVKVVQLMLRTWSGLMYFCMDDMRAIRSLVDTLRIPSLETRDIIINMFFDLFNINIKSPEWYQTFITGKRLTMYRSRNGNKLDKGEAEPLERNSQTLKLTDQYLALLLLVFYNAGLLEALTSLIEESPMATNLTRKATLLIGEILQMSNRILPLSVAAKIQALPQVFEMASDYHDGENRIASTSVLSAIDSLNRNRTRLEPGLVKKYRLRSNSVDDAVRRGQRQVEQVKIKIGMQMDDKTFQNFLLESQVMFTKDHAKWSFDIIQELIEGPLLNAKRMEEAIKGTRFIRRLMSFFHPTSHRFSDMHKNTVNSRWVRLGCSLLITLMASSDGVRYLSSEDEFMSQIVKCFAQLDPFNGAPDSDPIFSKRRIGDTLTYGYLEMLGTLSKHKEGMEILEKYNIFTAFYHLSDLKSREDLIKGIIESLDYNIDGHPRIVLSKALTTSNKRIQVFATRHLGELIRKTPTAQAWMLRLLLTQLYDPSFEVREEAVQLLEEACESKAFLELVVEMRPRMDHLGDIGNSLLLKFMSTPMGFRYLFDSGYIDREMDIWYNERNLYYVVQVEVFLAQVFSNSNSVEDEDHITFDATVPPHFYGEMSKTEFGCQILQDKGHFTDFAQFIRQHGYESEDPELIMKLKSILWAVGNIGATEGGLFFLEEEEIVPTVMDIANNSPIPSIRGTCFFILGLISSTSQGCEILDDYHWEATLTPMGLPTGLCIPVDVENFIALPPWEHHYPEPNDTQLIPPTTEPELEVLTAIQNLANTVIANAASRSLARMKARPEYRPIFSSPVMLYRALHTISTSRYRLPVRRYILDLFNVDWDAGVVSVFVDCATSLKANPSYRPPQSDLNRRLSMFDRARTQSESDAEDDDDEVDPSQPPPAVPQKQPAISLRPMSKIIGFAS